A single Triticum dicoccoides isolate Atlit2015 ecotype Zavitan chromosome 2A, WEW_v2.0, whole genome shotgun sequence DNA region contains:
- the LOC119355722 gene encoding putative F-box/LRR-repeat protein At5g02700, translated as MAKRRRSSKDKPNGAMVKRKRPGSQLGDLPMDILCHIISLLPLKEAVRTGILSKHWRYVWCSRTNLEFSFRSVMRRSYKGGPFILHPIQEVIKRIDAVLKQHSGVGVEKMEVDFSLNDEHANHIDRWLNFAITAKTKQLILNFTSVHPTMEPYKFPFQLFDATKSSIFQSLTLGSVSLNKPANFKAFLNLKKLMLIYVNITDEELQLLLSNCKVLEFLGVARCRMLTTIKTPQLSDHFKHLRVFHCPLVQEINLNYGLTTLEYKYEGPSIPIAPPVTLTNLSIESSDVCSALAYISTELPSTVRRLEMLSLKCEELEV; from the exons ATGGCAAAGCGAAGAAGAAGTTCAAAGGATAAACCGAATGGAGCAATGGTCAAAAGAAAGAGACCGGGTTCTCAGTTGGGCGACTTACCCATG GATATATTGTGCCACATCATATCATTGTTACCGTTAAAAGAGGCTGTGAGGACAGGCATTTTATCCAAACACTGGAGATATGTTTGGTGTAGCCGAACAAACTTGGAGTTTTCTTTTAGATCAGTGATGCGAAGGAGTTATAAAGGAGGACCTTTTATTCTCCATCCTATACAAGAAGTTATTAAGAGAATTGATGCAGTCTTAAAACAACACTCTGGAGTAGGGGTCGAGAAAATGGAAGTTGATTTTTCGCTAAACGATGAACATGCTAATCACATTGATAGATGGCTCAACTTTGCTATTACAGCAAAGACAAAGCAGCTAATTCTTAATTTTACATCTGTGCATCCTACAATGGAACCGTACAAGTTCCCTTTTCAGCTTTTCGATGCCACCAAGAGTTCCATCTTCCAGTCGTTGACACTTGGTTCTGTTTCTCTAAATAAGCCTGCAAACTTCAAAGCTTTTTTAAACCTTAAAAAGCTTATGTTAATCTATGTAAATATTACTGATGAAGAACTTCAACTTCTGCTGTCCAACTGCAAAGTTTTGGAGTTTCTTGGAGTTGCTCGTTGTCGAATGCTCACAACCATTAAGACACCTCAACTTTCAGACCACTTTAAGCATTTGCGTGTCTTTCACTGCCCCTTGGTTCAAGAGATAAATTTGAATTATGGCTTGACAACACTTGAATATAAATATGAAGGTCCATCAATACCGATAGCACCTCCTGTAACTTTGACAAACTTAAGCATAGAGTCATCAGATGTTTGCTCAGCTCTTGCATATATCTCCACTGAATTGCCCAGTACGGTGCGTCGACTGGAGATGCTGTCTCTAAAATGTGAAGAACTTGAGGTTTGA